The Lycium barbarum isolate Lr01 chromosome 10, ASM1917538v2, whole genome shotgun sequence genome includes a region encoding these proteins:
- the LOC132614453 gene encoding GEM-like protein 6 has product MKNLPTGVPMSSAVCSIERQPKGLVALSTCQDHIPSATSKISSKLKQRKSVIGKMNRLGERMDCLAQGIREHVSLSPKLTETVKGKLSLGAKILQVGGLERVFKQKFSVKDDEKLLKVSQCYLSTTAGPIAGLLFISTNKIAFCSERSLKLLSPTGKLLRVRYKVSIPISKINKAKESENREKPSQKYIQVITEDNFEFWFMGFLNHQKTLRYLQHAISNPSSKLRR; this is encoded by the exons ATGAAGAACTTACCCACAGGTGTTCCTATGAGTTCAGCAGTATGCTCAATTGAAAGGCAGCCAAAAGGACTAGTGGCCCTATCTACTTGCCAAGACCATATTCCATCTGCAACATCAAAGATCTCATCCAAATTAAAACAAA GAAAATCTGTGATTGGTAAGATGAACAGACTTGGAGAAAGGATGGATTGCCTTGCACAAGGCATCCGTGAGCATG TGAGCCTAAGCCCAAAGCTGACGGAAACGGTGAAAGGAAAATTGAGCCTTGGAGCGAAAATTCTTCAAGTAGGAGGATTGGAGAGAGTATTTAAGCAGAAGTTTAGTGTTAAAGATGATGAAAAGCTATTGAAGGTCTCTCAGTGCTATTTATCAACTACAGCCGGTCCAATAGCAGGCCTTCTCTTCATCTCTACAAATAAGATTGCTTTCTGCAGTGAAAGATCATTAAAGCTCTTATCTCCAACCGGAAAGTTGCTTAGAGTCCGTTATAAG GTATCAATCCCAATAAGTAAGATAAACAAAGCAAAAGAGAGTGAAAATAGGGAAAAGCCGTCACAGAAGTATATACAAGTAATCACAGAGGATAATTTTGAGTTCTGGTTTATGGGATTCCTTAATCATCAAAAGACACTAAGATATCTACAGCACGCAATTTCAAATCCTTCAAGCAAGCTAAGAAGATga
- the LOC132614454 gene encoding putative GEM-like protein 8: MKNLLTGVPMSAAVCSIERQPKRLLALSSCEDHIPSATSKILSKLKQRKSVISKMSKLGERMDCLAQGIREHVNLSPKLTETVKGKLSLGAKILQVGGLERIFKQKFRVRDDEKLLKVSQCYLSTTAGPMAGLLFISTDKIAFCSERLIKLISPTGKLLRIRYKVSIPISKINKAKESENREKPSQKYIQVLTEDDFEFWFMGFLNHQKTLGYLQQAISSTSSKLRR; encoded by the exons ATGAAGAACTTACTCACAGGTGTTCCCATGAGTGCAGCAGTGTGCTCAATTGAAAGGCAGCCAAAAAGACTACTGGCCTTATCTTCTTGTGAAGACCATATTCCATCTGCAACATCAAAGATCTTGTCTAAATTAAAACAAA GAAAATCTGTGATTAGTAAGATGAGCAAACTTGGAGAAAGGATGGATTGTCTTGCGCAAGGCATCCGCGAGCATG TGAACCTGAGCCCGAAGCTAACAGAAACCGTAAAGGGAAAATTGAGCCTTGGAGCAAAAATTCTTCAAGTAGGAGGGTTGGAAAGAATATTCAAACAGAAGTTTAGAGTCAGAGATGATGAAAAGCTATTAAAGGTTTCTCAATGCTATTTATCAACTACAGCTGGTCCAATGGCAGGCCTTCTCTTCATCTCTACTGATAAGATTGCTTTCTGCAGTGAGAGATTAATAAAGCTCATATCTCCAACCGGAAAGTTACTTAGAATTCGTTATAAG GTATCGATCCCAATAAGTAAGATAAACAAAGCAAAAGAGAGTGAAAATAGGGAAAAGCCGTCACAGAAGTATATACAAGTACTTACAGAGGATGATTTTGAGTTCTGGTTTATGGGGTTCCTTAATCATCAAAAGACACTGGGATATCTGCAGCAGGCAATTTCAAGTACTTCAAGCAAGTTACGAAGATAA
- the LOC132614457 gene encoding uncharacterized protein LOC132614457 isoform X1 codes for MENDFWTVFRLHPVIKISTFWSFGFTFLQLQSQSEEKHFSSNWSKRSITIYRLRSFKREANMVCWMKVRTTALLRTLSSFLGIPMSSAVCPLERQPKRLLALSACEDHIVPYATSKNLSQIKQSEYLPCLLMKIQLDDP; via the exons atggaaaatgatttttggactgTGTTTCGTTTACATCCAGTTATTAAAATTTCAACCTTTTGGTCATTTGGCTTCACTTTCTTGCAGCTTCAATCACAAAGTGAAGAGAAGCATTTTTCCAGTAATTGGAGCAAAAGATCAATCACTATTTATCG GCTACGATCCTTCAAGAGAGAAGCAAATATGGTTTGTTGGATGAAAGTAAGGACAACGGCTTTGTTGAGAACACTATCATCATTTTTAG GTATCCCCATGAGTTCAGCAGTATGCCCACTTGAAAGGCAGCCAAAAAGACTACTGGCCCTATCTGCTTGTGAAGACCATATTGTTCCATATGCAACTTCAAAGAACTTATCTCAAATAAAGCAAAGTGAGTATTTGCCCTGTCTCTTGATGAAGATTCAACTTGATGACCCTTGA
- the LOC132614456 gene encoding GEM-like protein 6 isoform X1 — MKNLQSPMNSAVYSFERQPKRVMSISSCQDHIPSTTSKIRSKLKQRKSVIVKMNKLGERMDCLAQGIREYVSLSLKLTETVKGKLSLGAKNHQVGGLDRILKQMFNVRDDEKLLKVSQCYLSTTAGPMAGLLFVSTDKIAFCSERSIKLLSPTGKLLRIRYKVSTNN, encoded by the exons ATGAAGAACTTACAGAGTCCCATGAATTCAGCAGTATATTCATTTGAAAGGCAGCCAAAAAGAGTAATGTCTATATCTTCTTGTCAGGATCATATTCCATCTACAACATCAAAGATCCGATCTAAATTAAAGCAAAGA AAATCTGTGATTGTTAAGATGAACAAACTTGGAGAAAGGATGGACTGTCTTGCACAAGGCATCCGTGAGTATG TGAGCCTTAGCCTGAAGCTAACAGAAACAGTAAAGGGAAAATTGAGCCTTGGGGCAAAAAATCATCAAGTAGGAGGATTGGATAGAATACTCAAGCAGATGTTTAATGTTAGAGACGATGAAAAGCTATTGAAGGTTTCTCAATGCTATTTATCAACTACAGCTGGTCCAATGGCAGGCCTTCTCTTCGTCTCTACTGATAAGATTGCTTTCTGCAGTGAAAGATCAATAAAGCTCTTATCTCCAACCGGAAAGTTACTTAGAATTCGTTATAAG GTGTCAACCAATAACTAA
- the LOC132614456 gene encoding putative GEM-like protein 8 isoform X2, translating to MNKLGERMDCLAQGIREYVSLSLKLTETVKGKLSLGAKNHQVGGLDRILKQMFNVRDDEKLLKVSQCYLSTTAGPMAGLLFVSTDKIAFCSERSIKLLSPTGKLLRIRYKVSTNN from the exons ATGAACAAACTTGGAGAAAGGATGGACTGTCTTGCACAAGGCATCCGTGAGTATG TGAGCCTTAGCCTGAAGCTAACAGAAACAGTAAAGGGAAAATTGAGCCTTGGGGCAAAAAATCATCAAGTAGGAGGATTGGATAGAATACTCAAGCAGATGTTTAATGTTAGAGACGATGAAAAGCTATTGAAGGTTTCTCAATGCTATTTATCAACTACAGCTGGTCCAATGGCAGGCCTTCTCTTCGTCTCTACTGATAAGATTGCTTTCTGCAGTGAAAGATCAATAAAGCTCTTATCTCCAACCGGAAAGTTACTTAGAATTCGTTATAAG GTGTCAACCAATAACTAA
- the LOC132614457 gene encoding uncharacterized protein LOC132614457 isoform X2: MENDFWTVFRLHPVIKISTFWSFGFTFLQLQSQSEEKHFSSNWSKRSITIYRLRSFKREANMVCWMKVRTTALLRTLSSFLV, encoded by the exons atggaaaatgatttttggactgTGTTTCGTTTACATCCAGTTATTAAAATTTCAACCTTTTGGTCATTTGGCTTCACTTTCTTGCAGCTTCAATCACAAAGTGAAGAGAAGCATTTTTCCAGTAATTGGAGCAAAAGATCAATCACTATTTATCG GCTACGATCCTTCAAGAGAGAAGCAAATATGGTTTGTTGGATGAAAGTAAGGACAACGGCTTTGTTGAGAACACTATCATCATTTTTAG TGTAG